One window of the Polypterus senegalus isolate Bchr_013 chromosome 18, ASM1683550v1, whole genome shotgun sequence genome contains the following:
- the LOC120518833 gene encoding protein Z-dependent protease inhibitor-like: MKQNLWLFLLWAAVLSATSHNKDGKHEEMPLDVLALTERNNDFAMTLYKEIASSHDHNIFFSPPCLASAFAMLSLGAGGKTHSQILKALNLHQLKDTERPYLIPELFLNLKRNLSSNPDLVINQDSSIFASSSMELQEGFVNDTKEYFGAEVLKVNFSESQNAKAEINQYVSKMTQGRIEALLESVDPQTKLMMLNSIFFKGKWKQPFNASDTEESRFYVNKYKVVRVPMMYKSDRFQMAYDSTLKLVILKLPYRGNAAMLVLLPEKDVDHDSIDEEISAKHLTGWLKKLKSIKLEVFLPRFKLEQSYKMHKILPRLGITDVFTELADLSHIADNRHLKVSEVIHKSALEVDERGTEAASATATGITGYSLPPTFKVDRPFLFLIYHEITNCLLFMGRVVDPTEK, encoded by the exons atgaaacaaaacctcTGGCTGTTTCTTCTATGGGCTGCAGTGTTAAGCGCTACCAGCCACAACAAAGATGGAAAACATGAAGAGATGCCACTGGACGTGTTGGCCCTCACAGAGAGAAACAACGACTTCGCCATGACTCTCTACAAGGAGATCGCCAGCTCTCACGACCACAATATTTTCTTCTCCCCACCTTGCCTGGCATCGGCCTTTGCTATGCTGTCTCTTGGTGCTGGGGGCAAAACGCACAGCCAGATTCTCAAAGCTCTCAATCTTCACCAGCTGAAGGACACTGAGCGGCCATATCTCATCCcagaactgtttctgaacctgaaGCGAAACCTCAGCAGCAACCCGGACCTGGTGATCAACCAGGACAGCTCCATCTTTGCCAGCAGTAGCATGGAACTTCAGGAGGGCTTTGTCAATGATACCAAGGAGTATTTTGGTGCAGAAGTCCTGAAGGTCAATTTTTCGGAGTCTCAGAACGCCAAAGCTGAGATCAACCAGTACGTATCCAAAATGACCCAAGGGCGGATCGAGGCACTTCTGGAGAGTGTTGACCCACAGACCAAGCTGATGATGTTGAATTCCATTTTCTTTAAAG GTAAATGGAAGCAGCCATTCAATGCAAGCGACACAGAGGAAAGCCGATTCTACGTGAACAAATACAAAGTGGTGAGAGTGCCCATGATGTACAAGAGTGACCGATTCCAGATGGCCTACGACTCCACCCTGAAGCTAGTCATTCTCAAGCTGCCCTACAGAGGAAATGCAGCCATGTTAGTTCTGCTTCCAGAGAAGGATGTGGACCATGACTCCATCGATGAGGAGATCTCAGCTAAACACCTCACGGGATGGCTGAAGAAACTCAAATCAAT AAAACTGGAGGTCTTCCTCCCTCGGTTCAAGCTGGAGCAGTCctacaaaatgcacaaaattctGCCCCGCCTCGGGATTACGGATGTGTTCACCGAATTGGCCGACCTGTCCCATATCGCCGACAACAGGCACCTGAAAGTGTCCGAG GTTATCCACAAATCAGCCCTGGAGGTAGACGAGAGAGGGACAGAGGCGGCCAGCGCCACGGCAACCGGCATCACTGGATACTCCCTGCCCCCCACCTTCAAGGTGGACCGACCTTTCCTCTTCTTGATTTACCACGAAATCACCAACTGCTTGCTGTTTATGGGCCGAGTTGTTGACCCCACGGAGAAGTGA